The following coding sequences are from one Syntrophotaleaceae bacterium window:
- a CDS encoding alpha/beta hydrolase → MPAPGFRFLLFLNLMLAGSMTLSGCEYGTRFVFQSSRDVLQTPDARGINYEDIWFESDDGVRLHGWYVPAASPGPLIVYFHGNAANITHRVENLQYLNHLGLPVFIFDYRGYGASEGRPLKEEDLYRDGRAALRFLETRGWNPERTIYFGRSMGAAVALQMALENPPAGLVLECSFTSLRDMARIKTPVVYALVGWWAIGERFDNLGKISRLQKPLLMIHGDRDQVVPWIMGKQLFESAPEPKTFLSVSGAGHSDSYLVGGASYQDAWESFLKQVGQLPIKESKTTAMENLNGNI, encoded by the coding sequence ATGCCTGCACCCGGTTTTCGCTTCTTACTGTTTCTCAACCTCATGCTTGCAGGATCGATGACCCTTTCCGGCTGCGAATACGGGACGCGCTTTGTATTCCAATCCAGCCGGGATGTTCTGCAAACCCCGGACGCCCGGGGCATCAACTACGAGGATATCTGGTTCGAAAGCGATGACGGGGTTCGACTTCACGGCTGGTACGTACCGGCCGCTTCGCCCGGTCCGCTGATCGTGTATTTCCACGGCAATGCCGCAAACATCACTCACCGGGTAGAGAATCTGCAATATCTTAACCACCTGGGTCTTCCCGTTTTCATCTTCGATTATCGGGGTTACGGCGCCAGCGAGGGCCGGCCGCTGAAGGAGGAGGACCTCTACCGGGACGGCCGGGCGGCATTGCGTTTTCTGGAAACCCGAGGCTGGAATCCGGAGCGGACGATCTATTTCGGGCGCAGCATGGGGGCGGCGGTAGCTCTGCAGATGGCTCTGGAAAACCCGCCGGCCGGGCTGGTTCTGGAATGCTCTTTCACCTCGCTTCGGGACATGGCTCGCATAAAAACCCCGGTGGTCTACGCTCTGGTCGGCTGGTGGGCCATCGGGGAGAGGTTTGACAACCTGGGAAAGATTTCACGCCTGCAAAAGCCCCTGCTGATGATTCACGGAGACCGGGACCAGGTCGTTCCCTGGATCATGGGCAAGCAGCTTTTTGAAAGTGCGCCCGAGCCGAAGACTTTTTTGTCCGTTTCCGGCGCCGGGCACAGCGATTCTTATCTTGTGGGAGGGGCTTCCTATCAAGATGCATGGGAAAGCTTTCTGAAGCAGGTCGGGCAGCTCCCGATTAAGGAGTCTAAGACCACAGCCATGGAGAATCTTAACGGGAACATCTGA
- the zupT gene encoding zinc transporter ZupT, whose translation MQEVWFALGVTLFAGMATGIGSIIAFVAKRQNFRFLSIATGFSAGVMLYVSFVEIFPKGADALIGSYGDYWGHWINVASFFGGILLIGLVDALIPAAENPHEIPSEAETAPLRNPRAPHPDFSDVSSVYEKSEIVGFHDHSARGHKLMRMGLFTALAIGIHNFPEGLATFLATLEDPSVGVAIAVAIALHNIPEGISVSVPIYYATGKRRKAFFFSFLSGLAEPVGALFAYVILGFFLGGEPGEIPSQVMGFLFGGVAGIMVYISLDELLPTSRAYGKGHDSLLGLLGGMVVMAMSLLLMK comes from the coding sequence ATGCAGGAAGTGTGGTTTGCCCTCGGGGTGACCCTGTTTGCCGGGATGGCCACCGGCATCGGCAGCATCATCGCCTTTGTCGCCAAACGGCAAAACTTCCGGTTTCTGTCGATAGCGACAGGATTTTCCGCCGGAGTGATGCTCTATGTCTCCTTCGTGGAGATTTTTCCGAAGGGGGCGGACGCCCTGATCGGCAGTTACGGCGATTACTGGGGGCACTGGATCAACGTCGCCTCCTTTTTCGGCGGCATCCTCCTGATCGGTCTGGTGGATGCCCTGATCCCGGCGGCCGAAAACCCTCACGAAATCCCTTCCGAGGCCGAGACCGCCCCTTTGCGCAACCCGAGGGCTCCCCACCCCGACTTTTCCGATGTTTCTTCCGTTTACGAGAAAAGCGAGATCGTTGGTTTCCACGATCATAGCGCCCGGGGCCACAAGCTGATGCGGATGGGGCTGTTCACTGCCCTGGCCATCGGTATCCACAATTTCCCCGAAGGTCTGGCGACCTTTCTCGCTACCCTCGAAGATCCCAGCGTGGGGGTCGCGATTGCCGTGGCGATCGCCCTGCATAACATTCCAGAAGGGATCAGCGTCTCGGTGCCGATCTACTATGCGACGGGAAAGCGTCGCAAAGCCTTCTTCTTTTCCTTTCTCAGCGGCCTGGCGGAGCCGGTCGGGGCCCTTTTCGCCTATGTGATCCTGGGGTTTTTCCTCGGCGGCGAGCCTGGCGAGATTCCGTCACAGGTCATGGGTTTCCTCTTCGGCGGGGTGGCGGGGATCATGGTGTATATCAGCCTGGATGAACTGCTGCCGACGAGCCGGGCCTACGGCAAGGGGCATGACAGTCTGCTGGGTCTTCTCGGCGGCATGGTCGTCATGGCCATGAGCCTCCTGCTGATGAAATGA